A segment of the Luteibaculum oceani genome:
GTAGGAAATATGTAACTCCTTAGCTCCTTGGGTTTCAATTTCCCAGGTATGACCTTCTACTTTTCGAAAATTCAGATGCTTTTTATTCTCATCAAATACGTGAAATTCCTGAATGTTTTTAGCAAATGAGCCTCTTTCGTAACGTCCAGGCCTCCAAAATGGGAGGTTAATCAGCTGAATATCAGCTTTGGGATTTTCCATACAAAAATCCACGTGAATGAAATGTCTGGTTGGTATTTCGTAGCTAAGTTTATAGTGTATCAAATCGATTTACAGTTAAGGATTTGCTTAAGAAGGACTAAAATTAGATTTTATTACTTTCGCCTCAAACTTACAAGCTAATTTCTACACGAGATATGGATTATGACATTATTGTTTTAGGTAGTGGTCCCGGTGGATACGTTACCGCAATTCGCGCAGCCCAATTGGGAATGAAAACTGCAGTTGTTGAGCGCGAATCTTTAGGTGGAATTTGTCTGAATTGGGGCTGTATTCCTACCAAAGCTTTATTAAAAAGTGCATCCGTTTTCGATTATATAAATCACGCAGAGGATTACGGTATTAAAGTAAGCGGCCAGGAAGCAGATTTTGCCGCTATGGTGAAAAGAAGCCGTGGAGTTGCTGATGGAATGAGCAAGGGGATTCAGTTCTTAATGAAGAAGAACAAAATAGACGTAATTATGGGAACTGGAAAGCTGATGAAAGGAAAGCAGCTTGAAGTTACCGACGCCGATGGAAACAAAAAGACCTACAAAGCTAAAAACATCGTAATCGCAACAGGAGCTAGATCTAGAGAACTTCCTAATCTTAAGCAAGACGGGAAATACGTTTTTGGTTATAGAGAAGCGATGACCCTACCTCAACAACCTAAAAAATTGGTTGTAGTTGGATCAGGAGCTATTGGAGTTGAATTTGCTTATTTCTACAACTCTATTGGAACCGAAGTAACTATAGTAGAATACTTACCTAACATTGTTCCTTTAGAAGACAAAGAAGTAAGTAAAGCCTTAGAAAGAAACTTCAAGAAGGCTGGTATCAACATCATGACCAACTCTTCGGTTGAGAAAGTAGATACCAACGGCGGAAAATGTAAGGTTACCGTTAAAACCAAAAAAGGCGAAGAAATTATAGAAGCCGACGCAGTTTTATCTGCGGTTGGAGTAACAGCGAACATCGAAAACATCGGATTAGAAGATGTAGGTATCGCTACCGACAAAGGAAAAATCCTTACCAACGATTTCTACGAAACTAACATCCCAGGTTACTACGCTATTGGAGATGTAATTCCAGGACCAGCTTTAGCCCACGTTGCTTCTGCTGAAGGAATTACTTGTGTGGAGAAAATCTCTGGAATGAACGTAGAGAAAATCGACTATAACAACATTCCGGGTTGTACTTACTGTTTCCCAGAAGTAGCTTCGGTTGGATATACCGAAGACGCAGCGAAAGAAGCAGGATACGAGATTAAAGTGGGTAAATTCCCATTCTCAGCTTCTGGAAAGGCAAGTGCGGCCGGACATAAGGACGGATTTGTGAAGTTAATTTTCGATGCTAAGTACGGTGAATTATTAGGAGGACACATGATAGGTGCCAACGTAACTGAAATGATTGCCGAAATAGTAGCGATAAGAAAATTAGAAACTACAGGGCACGAAATCATTAAAACCGTACACCCACACCCAACCCTTTCGGAGGCGGTAATGGAAGCAGCAGCAGCGGCTTACGACGAGGTGATACATATTTAATCTAAAGATTATCGGATAACTAAAAGCGGCTTCGGCCGCTTTTTTTGTTTTTGGGTGCACCACAGAAAAGCACGGAGGTTTTTTTTCTTCGAAGCATTCGGTCGCCGAGTGATCCCGCGGTGAGCGGGATTGTATCGAGGCGCACCACAGATTACACAGATTAACACAGATTATTTTTGATGAGGGATTGGAGATTAAGGATTAACTGGTCGCCCTATTCATTCCTGGTAATACACGCAAATCATTCTCCGAAGCTCGTAGTCTGAGCGAAGTTGGAGACAGCTCCCCT
Coding sequences within it:
- the lpdA gene encoding dihydrolipoyl dehydrogenase, with the translated sequence MDYDIIVLGSGPGGYVTAIRAAQLGMKTAVVERESLGGICLNWGCIPTKALLKSASVFDYINHAEDYGIKVSGQEADFAAMVKRSRGVADGMSKGIQFLMKKNKIDVIMGTGKLMKGKQLEVTDADGNKKTYKAKNIVIATGARSRELPNLKQDGKYVFGYREAMTLPQQPKKLVVVGSGAIGVEFAYFYNSIGTEVTIVEYLPNIVPLEDKEVSKALERNFKKAGINIMTNSSVEKVDTNGGKCKVTVKTKKGEEIIEADAVLSAVGVTANIENIGLEDVGIATDKGKILTNDFYETNIPGYYAIGDVIPGPALAHVASAEGITCVEKISGMNVEKIDYNNIPGCTYCFPEVASVGYTEDAAKEAGYEIKVGKFPFSASGKASAAGHKDGFVKLIFDAKYGELLGGHMIGANVTEMIAEIVAIRKLETTGHEIIKTVHPHPTLSEAVMEAAAAAYDEVIHI